One Armatimonadota bacterium genomic window carries:
- a CDS encoding peptide chain release factor 3, which produces MSTIEQEAKRRRTFAIISHPDAGKTTLTEKLLLYGGAIQLAGSVKARRNQRTATSDWMELEKQRGISITSTVLQFEYKGHVLNLLDTPGHDDFSADTYRTLTAADAAVMLIDNASGVESQTRKLFAVCKQRGLPIFTFVNKLDNEGPGPLAIMAEIEDVLGIQSTPMNWPIGQGVDFKGVFDRASKTVHLYDKASHGSNAIEATKLSLDDPRLKDELGEAKYNQLMEDIELLDVAGEPFDLERVLAGNLTPIFFGSALTNFGVSLFLDQFMTMAPTPESRLAKTKDVVESDDFSGFVFKIQANMDPNHRDRIAFVRIVSGMFEKDMEVLNKRSNKRLKLSRPQRLFAQERETVELAYPGDIVGLTNPGAFMLGDTVTTNAKIQYSEVPEFVPEVFARLTNMDVSKLKNFEKGVEQLCQEGLVQLFWNPKSVQREPILGAIGRLQFEVVQYRLIAEYGVKTNVEMMPYEIIRWLDGDAAEIKGIYWGSNAVGLEDNYGVPVALFTTEWGCNYQVEQHPKIKFMRTPSEGFTALAN; this is translated from the coding sequence ATGAGCACCATCGAGCAAGAAGCGAAGCGTCGCCGCACGTTCGCCATCATCTCTCACCCCGACGCCGGAAAGACGACCCTCACCGAGAAGCTTTTGCTTTATGGAGGGGCGATCCAGTTGGCGGGGTCGGTGAAGGCGCGGCGCAACCAGCGCACCGCTACCTCGGACTGGATGGAGCTAGAAAAACAGCGCGGCATCTCGATCACTTCGACGGTGCTTCAGTTCGAATACAAGGGGCACGTGCTGAACCTGCTGGACACTCCGGGGCACGACGACTTCAGTGCGGACACGTATCGAACCCTGACGGCGGCCGACGCGGCGGTCATGCTGATCGACAATGCGAGCGGCGTCGAGAGCCAGACGCGAAAGCTCTTTGCCGTGTGTAAGCAACGGGGACTGCCGATCTTTACGTTCGTCAACAAGCTGGACAACGAAGGTCCGGGGCCGCTAGCGATCATGGCGGAGATCGAAGACGTGCTCGGGATTCAGAGCACGCCGATGAACTGGCCGATCGGGCAGGGCGTGGACTTCAAGGGCGTGTTCGACCGGGCGTCGAAGACGGTGCACCTTTACGACAAGGCGTCGCACGGCTCGAACGCGATCGAAGCCACGAAGCTGTCACTCGACGATCCGCGCCTGAAGGACGAACTGGGTGAGGCGAAGTACAACCAGCTCATGGAGGACATCGAACTGCTTGACGTGGCGGGCGAGCCGTTCGATTTGGAGAGGGTTTTGGCGGGAAATCTGACGCCGATCTTCTTCGGTTCGGCGCTGACCAACTTCGGCGTGAGCCTGTTCCTGGACCAATTTATGACCATGGCGCCGACGCCCGAGAGCCGCTTGGCGAAGACGAAGGACGTGGTGGAGAGCGACGATTTCAGCGGCTTCGTGTTCAAGATTCAGGCGAACATGGACCCCAACCATCGCGACCGAATCGCGTTTGTGCGGATCGTTTCGGGCATGTTTGAGAAGGACATGGAGGTGCTGAACAAGCGGAGCAACAAGCGGCTGAAGCTGTCGCGCCCGCAACGGCTGTTTGCGCAGGAGCGGGAGACGGTCGAACTGGCGTACCCGGGCGACATCGTGGGCCTGACGAACCCAGGGGCGTTTATGCTGGGCGACACGGTGACGACCAACGCCAAGATTCAGTACAGCGAGGTGCCTGAGTTTGTGCCGGAGGTGTTTGCGCGGCTGACGAACATGGACGTATCGAAGCTGAAGAACTTTGAGAAGGGGGTGGAGCAGTTGTGCCAAGAGGGCCTGGTTCAGCTTTTCTGGAACCCGAAAAGCGTTCAGCGCGAGCCGATTTTGGGCGCGATTGGGCGATTGCAGTTCGAGGTCGTTCAGTACCGGCTGATCGCCGAGTACGGCGTGAAGACCAACGTGGAGATGATGCCGTACGAGATTATTCGGTGGCTGGACGGCGACGCGGCGGAGATCAAGGGCATCTATTGGGGCTCGAACGCGGTGGGTCTGGAGGACAACTACGGGGTTCCGGTGGCGCTGTTTACGACCGAGTGGGGCTGCAACTACCAGGTTGAACAGCATCCGAAGATCAAGTTTATGCGGACGCCGTCGGAAGGGTTTACGGCGTTGGCGAATTAG
- a CDS encoding D-lyxose/D-mannose family sugar isomerase, whose amino-acid sequence MVSPQEMALVRSRAKEMLGRAGIVLTPTEAEHIEVADFGLGELETTGLELVTYINTERCCAKELVLFPRQTCPEHRHPPVGDDPGKEETFRCRWGMVYLYVEGEATPNPSCRPPARRESAYTVWHEVALGPGEQYTILPNTLHWFQAGDDGAVVSEFSTKSRDELDIFTDPEIRRVP is encoded by the coding sequence ATGGTCTCGCCGCAGGAAATGGCTTTGGTACGGAGCCGGGCAAAGGAGATGCTCGGCCGCGCAGGGATTGTGCTGACGCCGACGGAAGCTGAGCATATCGAAGTCGCCGACTTCGGCTTGGGTGAGTTGGAAACGACCGGTCTAGAATTGGTGACGTACATCAACACGGAGCGGTGCTGTGCCAAGGAGTTGGTGTTGTTTCCGCGGCAGACATGCCCTGAGCATCGGCATCCGCCGGTGGGTGACGACCCGGGCAAGGAGGAGACGTTTCGATGTCGTTGGGGGATGGTGTACCTGTACGTCGAGGGGGAGGCGACACCGAATCCGTCGTGCCGTCCGCCAGCGAGGCGGGAGTCGGCCTATACCGTTTGGCATGAGGTGGCGCTTGGGCCGGGCGAGCAGTACACGATCCTACCGAATACGTTGCACTGGTTCCAGGCCGGAGACGACGGGGCCGTCGTCTCCGAGTTTTCGACGAAGAGCCGCGACGAACTCGACATCTTTACCGATCCCGAAATTCGCCGCGTGCCGTAG